Part of the Haloarcula laminariae genome is shown below.
ACCCCGAGGACGAGCCGCGAGAGCGAGATGACTGCGACGGCCGCGGCCGCGACCGCGTAGCGCTGTCGGCGCCGGCCCACCCGCAGCGCCCACGCGAACCCGCCCCAGACGAGCACCGCCGAGGTCGCGTGGCCGCTCGGGAAGCCGTAGCCGCGGCCGGTGACGACCGACTCGTAGAACGGCCTGACGGGCCACGGGAGGTCGGCGGCCGCCGCCACCACCGCGGCGTTCGGCGGCCGCGGGAACGCGAAGACGGCCTTCAATCCGAGGCCGACGGCGGCGGCAGTGGCCACCAGCCCGACGACCATCGCGCCCCGCTCGCGGGTGAGGCCACGGCCCAGCCACGGTGTGGCCGAGCCCAGCCAGTAGGCGAGCAGGCTCGCGACCGCCAGAAACCAGAAGTCACCGAGTTGGGTGAGGACGGCAAAACAGACGAGGACCGCAGTCGGCAGCTCCGTGAGCAGTTCCGTGACGCCGACGCCGCGGCTCATCCACGCCAGTCTCGCACCTTGTCCACCGCGATGCCCGGCAGCCCGGTGACGCGGATGCCCAGGCCCACGACCACCATCACGACGTACAGTCCCAGCGTCGACAGCCAGACGACGAGCATCGCGAGCACCGCCCAGACGCTCTTCAGATAGTAGAACGCGCCCAGCGTCATAATCGTCCCGTACAGCAGGACGAGATAGGGGCCCCAACCGCGAGCGTGTCCCCGACGCATCCGCCGGCGGACGTACTGTTTGAGGTCGCTCTCGACGTCGTCGCGGTGGAGCGTCCGCTCCTCGACGTCGTCGCGGAACGCCTCGAACTCCTCGCGTAGCTGTTCGAGCTCCTCGTCGGTCAGGTCGTCGACCCCCCCGGTCTCCGCGGGCGGGGGCGTCTCGCTGTCGTCGTCCTCGCTCATCGCTTTGTCGGACAGTCGAAGGGACTCCTGTTGTAATTGCCGGTCCGCCCCGCCGCTCAACACGGCGTTGAGGACGGCGCCGAGCAACAGGAGCTGGCCGGCGAAGTAGAACCACGTCACGAGCAGGAGGACGCCGCCGATGACGCCGTAGAGCTGGAAGCTACCGGCGACGGAGGCATAGAGGCCGAAAACCGTCGCGAGTACCGTCCAGCCGACGGCCGCGAACACCGTTCCGGGGAACACCCCTCGGACCGTCGTCTTCGTGTCGGGAAAGAGGTAGTACAGCGGGAGGAAGGCGACGACGAGGATGGGGACCAGCGCCAGCCCGCCCAACGCGACGGTGACCCCGAAGACGGCGCCGAGCGAGCCGACGACGGCAAACCCCACGAGCGCGAGCGCGATGCCGCCGAGGGCCGCGGTCGCGTCGACGACGCTGTCGAGAAACCCCCCGACATCGTGGGTCCCGTAGATGCGCGAGAAGGCCGTATCGACGCCCCGGAACACCTTCAGCGCCCCCCAGACCATCACGACGAGGCTGACCAGGGTCGCCCCGCCCCGACCGGTCGCGTTCGTGAGCGCCGTCCCGAGCAACCGGGCCGCCTGGGGCGTCAGCGCCTCGCCGACGGCCGAGACGACCTGGTTCGCGAAGGCGGTCCCGCCGAGGAAGGTGGCGACGGCGAGCCCGAGCAACAGCAGCGGCAACAGCGAGACGAACATGTAGTAGGCGATGCTGGCGGCCAGAAAGGAGACCTGTTGGGTCCGGACGGCACTCACGAGCTCCCGGCCGACGGAGACGGTGCGGTTCCGGTTCACAGTTGTCCCACGAACGGCCGGCACATATATCGTGACAATCGAACCGCTTACATGGGACGCTGTGACCGGAGCTGTCGCGTTTCGACGGCGCCGCCTGTCTCGGTGTCCGTGGCTGCCCTCGTCGGACGCGTCGGAGCGGCGGGTCCGACTGCAGTTTACACAGCGCTTATGTCCCGCCGCGCCGACCTGAACCCATGGAGACGGCGATACGAACGGGGGCGATGCAGGTGACGGTGCTGTGTCTCGTCGCCGCCGGGACGCTGCTCGCGCTGGGCGCCGCCGGGGTCCCGGCCTCCCCGGCGCTGGTCGTCTTTCTGGTCGCGCTGTCGGCCGGGCTGTACTACACGCGGCCCGACGCCACCGCGGGACGCGTCCTGGGTCTCGACGTCGACAGCCTGCTGTCGGCCCTGTGGCTGACCCCGGCGCTCGCGGCGGTTCCCGTCCTGCTGGAACCGACCGCTTCGGCCGAGGAACTCGGGGCGCTGGGCGGGGTCATCGGGCTGGTCGGCATGCTGAACTACTTCCTCCGTCCGGTGTATCTGCTCGGCTACTCGCTCGTCGAGACGGTCCGTCGGTGGGGAGGCAAGTCGGTCGAGCGCTGACGGGCGCGGGGGGTCACTCCGCCGTCGACTCGCGTATCTCGGCCACGTCGGCGTCGGTCTTGAACGTGGTCCCGCCGTAGTGGGTGCGGGAGGCCGAAAAGCCCGCGTCCCGCAGTTTCTCGTTGAACGTCTCCATCGCCTCGGCGCCCCGACCCCAGCGCTTGCAGAGGCGGTGCTGGTCGTAGTGGGTCGGCGTGTCGAGTTCGCCCGCGAGCGTGGCACACAGCTCCCGCGCCTTCTCGGCGGTCCCCATCTCCTCGGTGACCCGCTCGGCCACCGACCGGACGAACTCCGGCTCGCACGTGCGGGCCAGCCAGATGGGGCCGGCGGTCTGGACGTGTTCCCCGCAGTGGGGACAGTCGTCGGGGGCGTCGGCGATGAGGCCGCGCTCTGCCTCGCGCCAGAGACAGCGCTGGCAGTAGTAGACGTGGCCCAGGTCGTCGATGCAGTCGTTGGCGACTTTCGCCCCGTGGTCGAACTCCAGGTAGGTGCGGACGTAGTGGTTCGTCGCGTGGCTCATAATGGGGCGGGCGGCGATGTCGTAGCGGGCGGCGGTCCGGACCATCGCCGACAGCAACACGCGCATCCCCATCTCGGGGTGGAACTCCGTGTTCCGCGGGACGGCCCCGTAGCTGCGGACGCCGCTCTCGAAGTGGGCGCCACACAGCGGCGCGGTGTCGGTTGCCGTGACACAGAGCAGGTGTTTCGTCCCCTGGACGGCGGCGTCGGCAAAGGGAATGGGCGTCCCGAAGGGGTCCAGGTCGACCACGTCGAAGGCCTCGCTGTGCATGAGCACGTTGGCGTTCTCGTGGTGGACCGTCCCGTCGAGGTCGTTGGCATCGAGGTTCGACCGACAGAGCGCCACCGCTTCGTCGTCGATATCACACAGGCTCGTCTCCCAGCCGTCGGCCGCGGCCCGCACTCCGCGGATACCGCTGGCCGCGGTGGCGTCGAGATACGACCCGACCCGCGGCGTCCGCTCCCGGTAGGCCCGCAACGCCGCCACGGTCAGGTCGCGGTTCAGCTCCTGGACGGGGTTGAAGAACACGTCCGCGCCCTTCCCCGCGTCGGGCTGTTCGGGGACCGTAGCCGTCACTTGCCCTTCGCTCACTCGCATACCTGAGCGTGCCCGCGGCGACCGTTAAGTCGTTCGAAGGTGCGCTGGGCGTGGGTGTGCCGGGCGCGGCCGGCTCGGTCGGGCGCGATGCGTACAGCCGGCCGGCTGTGCGCCTCGCTCGTTGTACCTAGCGAGTGGACGCAGTAACTTCCTCACCCACCACCGGCAGCCGGACGGTCACCCTCGTCCCGTCGCTCACGTCGAAGTCGAGGTCGGCACCGAGCGTGGTCGTCGCCCAGCTGACCAGCCAGAGCCCCATCCCGCTGCCGTGGGACAGGGGCGTCTCCTCCCCTCGGTCGAGCACGCCGAGCTCGTGGTCGGGGATTCCGCTACCGTCGTCCGCGATGGACAGGGCCACCTCGTCGCCGTCGACCGCCGCCCGCACCGTCACGCTGGCGTCGGGGACGTGCTGGAGGGCGTTCTCGACGAGGTTCTCGACGACGACGCCGAGCAACACGGGCTGGCTCCGCACGGTCAGCCCGTCCGGGACCTCGACCGTCACCGTCCCGCCGTAGTCCGCCGACAGCGAGTCGACGGTCTCGGCGACGAGCCCGGCCAGGTCGACCGGTTCGAGGTCGGCGTCGTCGGTGCCCGCCTCCGAGAGCGTGCGGGCCTTATCGCCCGAGGCGACGAGCCGGTCGACGGCCCGCTCGATGGTCGCGGCGTGGTCGGCCGCGTCGCCGTCGAGGGTCTCCGAGAGCAGTTCGGCGCGGGCCTGGATGACGACGCTCTCGTTGCGGACGTTGTGTCTGAGAAAGCGGTTGAGCACCTCCAGGCGGCGCTCCCGTCGTATCTCGTCGGTGATGTCCTGGAAGACGGCGGTGTACCCCAGGCGGGTCCCGCCGCCGTCGGTCAGCTCGGTCTGGCCGAGCTTGTACTCCCGGCGGCGGCCGCCGTTTGCCACCCCGAAGCGGTCGTCGTCCTCGCCGGGGACGAACCGGTCGCCGTCGATGCGGTCGTCCAGCCTGTCGGTCAGCGTCGCCCGCTTACCGACCCCGAGCATCGCCTCCGCGGCGGGGTTGAGGTTGACGATGCGGCCCGCCACGTCGACGATGGCCACCGGCGTCGCGATGTCGTCGATGGCCGCCCGCTCGCCCGCTCGGCGGGTGGCGGGGTGGAACTCGAACATGTCGCTGCGGACGAACGCGTAGGTGTCGAGCGCGATGTGGGGCAGGAAGGCCAGCGTCGTGAGGTTGACCGCCGGCCCGATGCCGAGCGCCCACGCCAGGACCGCAAGCCCCGGCGGAATCGGGCTCAGACCGACCGCGATGGCCTCCCGGCGATACAGGGGCCCGTAGCTGAGGACGGTGTCGAAGACGAGCATCGTCCCGAACGTGACAAAGAGCATCGCCGCGAATATCGCGAGATAGCCCAGCGGCGCAATGGTGTAGTCGACGACCGTTCCCGCGTCGGCCGTCGCCACGGCGGCGTCGGTCCACAGCAGCGAGTGCGCGCCGTTCGAAAGCGCCAGCACCGTCACCGCCGCCGGAACGAGCCCCAGCCCCCGGAACGTCACACTCTCAAGCGTCGCCCGGCGTCCGGTGTACCCCAGCGCGAACCCGACGAAGACGTAGCCGAGCCACACCAGACAGCCCCACGTCGTCGCCTCCAGCGCGAGCCGAACGACCGGCCTCGACACCAGCAGCGCCGCGCCGTAGACGGTCGACCAGACGGTGATGATGCCGATGGTGGCGACGAACCACTTCGCGCCCGGCTTCGCCCAGTGTTCGCGAAGCTGGGCCAGCAGATACAGCGACCCCACCCCCGACGCGAACGACCCCAGCGCTACCCACGGGACGTCGGCCATGAGCTATCCACGTGTTCTCGACTGTTTACCCTTCCGGGCTAGCAACCAGGCCTGAAAACGGCCGGACGAACGCGGACAGCCGGATAGCAACGCCGGTCGACACAACGGCCGGAAAGCCACGCTGAGCCAAAATCGGGCCTTCTGGCTGTATTCGCTCCGAGCACCCCTACCCGCCGGAGACTCCGCCCTTTCCCGGAGACGACGCTGTTTTGTCGGGGCTATCCGTAGCGAGCGTGTGACCGCCGTCGAGGAGTGGGTAGACCGGCTAGCCGACGCCGGGGAGCTGACCCCCGACGTAGTGACGGCCATCGTCGACGTCCACGGCGAGCGCGGCCGCCGGGCCATCGAGGCCGTCGGCGAGAGCCGCGTCAAGCGGTACCGGGACTTCACGGTCGTCGTCGGCTACGAGGACGAGTACATCGTCGAGGACGGCCAGTGTGACTGCGCCGACGCCGAGTACAACCTCGATAGGGACGACCCCGAGCAACTGTGCTGGCACGCCATCGCCGTCCGCGTCGCCGACGCCATCGACGCCGTCGACCACCACGACATGTGGTACTCCGACGTCAGGGACTTCCTATAGTACCTTTTTGCTGCGGGGGGTGTCCTCGGGCCCTCGGCCCTGTGGGCACCCCAGCTTGCAAAAATCTACGCTAAAAAGGCCGGAATCGCGGACTCACGGCTTCGCCGTTCGTCAACGCGGTCGCAAGCGACCGCGCTTGCGGCGATTCCGGTGAAACCGCTCGCTACGGCGAGCGGTATGCTCACCGCGACGGCCTTCCCTTCCCCGTCGACGCTCGGCTGCGACAGCCGTCGCAGCCCTCGCGCCCGGCCGCTACGACCGCAGACCCCCTCCAAAACCTTCTCACGTAACCGGCTGCCCGAAGCCGTAGGTAACCGTGCCCTCGAAGGCAAACATGGCGATAGCGCGGTCGCCGAGGTTCAGGTCACGCAGCGTCGCCGACCGGTCGTGGGTTCCGACCAGCAGCTCGAAGTCCTCCGACAGCGGTCGGACGCCGAAGCGACCGTCCACCCCGACGGCGAACTGTTCGAGCCGCCCGTCCCGGACGGCATAGCCGGTCGTTTCGAGAGACGCGGGCCAGCTCCGCGGACGGGCGATATCGACCGTCAAAACGTGGTCGCCGTCCTCGATGACGCTGGTCGTCCGGCGGCCGCCCGCGTCGTGGTGGGCGATGCGCGCGACGGTCTTCGGAAGCCCCCACACGTCGTCGCCGAGCGCGCGGGCCGGCTCGGTCGTCACCGGCAGCGAGTGGACGTAGCCACCGTAGTCGCCGGTCGCGAGCGGGACCAGCGGCGGGGACGGCTCCCGGGGCGTCGCGGCAAGCACCACCGCGAGCTCGTCGTAGGGACGTACCGCGCCGTCGCCGATGCGGTGGTACTCGACGGCCAGCACGGTGACGACGCCCCGGCCCGGCGTGACGCGGACGGGGGCGAGCCCGTCGGGGAGCAGACTGCCGACGGCGTCGCTGTCAGCGGGGAGCACGAGCCCGGTTACCGTCGCCGCCGTCTCCAGCGGAACCGTCACCGTCTGGCCCGTCGAGAGCGTGGTGTGGCTCATCACAACCACCTGTCGAGCCGCGCGGTCACGCGGCCGAACCGGCGCGTTATCGGGTCGACGACCCGCTGGGGGAGCCACTCGGTCCACCGGACGAACTTCGCGAACCGGCCCACCGGATAGCGAGCGCTGGGGTTCTCGTCCGTCGCCGCGTCGAGAACCGCCGCCGCGACGGCCTCGGGCGCCGCGGCCAGCGGGCCGCCGTCGAGGGTCCACCCGTCTTCCAGCGACTCGTACACCCCGTCGTAGTCGGGCGTCCGGTCGTCGGGGAGCCCCGAGCGCGCGCTGTCTGCGAAGGCCGTCTCGACCCACGCCGGCTCGACGAGCGCCACGTGGACCGGCGTGTCCGCCAGCTCCATCCGGAGCGCGTCGCTCATCGACGACAGCGCGGCCTTGCCGCCGCTGTAGGCGCCCAGCCCCGGACAGGCCCGCCGCGCGAGGACGCTGGAGACGTTGACGATGCGGCCGCCGCCGTCGCGCATCTCCGGCAGGACGGCCCGAGAAAGCCGGTGTGGGCCGTGAACGAGCACGTCGAAGACGTCCCGGCCCGCCTCGACCGGCACGTCCTCCAGCGGTCCCGACGCCGCGTAGCCGGCGTTGTTGACCAGACAGTCGAGTCGCCCCGCCTCGGCCAGTATCCCGTCGACGACAGCCTGGCACTGCTCGTCGCTGGTCACGTCGAGCGCCCGCGTCCGACAGCGCTCGCTCACCCGGTCCGGGAGCGGCGTCTCGATATCGGTCGCGTAAACGGTCCACCCGTCGTCGGCGAAGGCGAGCGCCGTCGCCGCGCCGATGCCGGAGCCGGCACCGGTCACCAGGACGACGGGGTCGGCGTCGGCTGTCATACCCGGACCGAGTCCCGGCCGACACAAGAATCCATCTCCGTCACCGGCCGCGACCGCCCCCCGCAGCCGACGTGACTACCGCCGGTCGAGACAGTAGTCGACGTAGTTCTGGAGAATCCGCAGCCCCGTCTCCCCCGATTTCTCGGGGTGGAACTGGGTCCCGAAGACGTTGCCCTCCTCGTTGGCGACGATGGAGGCGAAGTCGGTCCCGTAGTCGGTGGTGGCGACGACCGCCTCGTCGTCCTCGGGGACCGCGTAGTAGGAGTGGACGAAGTAGGCGTACTCCCCGTCGACGCCCTCGACGAGGGGGTGGTCCCGTTGCACGTCGAGCTCGTTCCAGCCCATGTGCGGGACCGTCTGGTCCCGCGAGAAGCGGACGTTCTTCCCGGGGACGAGGTCGAGACCCTCCGCGTCGCCCTGGCCCTCGTGGTCCGCCTCCTCGCTCGTCGTCAGCAGCATCTGCATCCCGAGACAGATGCCGAACAGGGGCGTCCCCGCCTCGGCCTCCGCTTCCAGTGCCTCGCGGAAGGGGCCGGCGTTGTCCATCCCCTCGGCGAAGGCCCCGACGCCGGGCAGGACGATGCCGTCGGCGCTGTCGAACTCCTCGGGGTCCGCCGAGAGCGTCACCTCGGCGCCGGCCCGTTCCAGCCCGCGGGTCACGCTCCGGAGGTTCCCGAGCCCGTAGTCGACGACGACCACCTCCGCGGCCGTCTGTCTGGCGTTCATGCGCGTAGGTACGCCGAGGCCGGCTAAGTGGCTTCCCCTTCGGACAGCACTTGCAGTGCGCCGTCGACCCGTTTAGCACGCAGTCGATTCGACGACTTCGACGGTCCGGTCGCCGTCTGGCTGGTTGCACCCAGCCACCACGGCCAGCCCGACCGGGAGCAGCAAGCGGAGAAGCTGCCGGCGGGAGTGTGTGGTCCTCATATACCGGACAGTGACACGGTGAGAATATGTCTTCTTGCGGGGCGAATCCAGCACGTAGCGGTGGACGGTACGTCTGCTTACTGCCCGAAACAGATGACTAACGATATTCGCCGGTGCCGAGTGGAGGGTATGGCGATTCGAACGACGATAGGATGGTCGCTCATCACGTCCGGAATCGTGACGCTCCTGCTCGCGTATCTGCCGTACCCGTCCGTCTATTGGGGTATCGGCCTCCTCGTCGTCGGCATCTTCATCTTCGTCACCCGCCGGCTCTACTGACAGCGGGTGAACGGACTCGGAGAACGGCCGCACGGTCCGTCCCACGGACCCCGTCTCGACGCCTGGGCTCAGAAGTCCCCGAGCCGCTTCTGTCCGCTCTCCCCGTCGGTGAACTCCGCGGCCTTCTCCAGGGTCGAGCGGAACGTCTCCTTCTGGCTCGGGTCGTACAGCGTCGCGGCCGGGTGGACACAGACCATCACCGGCTGCGGGCACCCGGCGACGGTCATATCCGTCACGTCGCCGGCCTCGCCCGTGACCGCCACGTCCCGCTCCAGCAGGTGTTCGCCGGGGACTTTCCCGAGCGT
Proteins encoded:
- a CDS encoding phosphatase PAP2 family protein is translated as MSRGVGVTELLTELPTAVLVCFAVLTQLGDFWFLAVASLLAYWLGSATPWLGRGLTRERGAMVVGLVATAAAVGLGLKAVFAFPRPPNAAVVAAAADLPWPVRPFYESVVTGRGYGFPSGHATSAVLVWGGFAWALRVGRRRQRYAVAAAAVAVISLSRLVLGVHYLVDVVAGAAIAAGALWLAVTRLRTPARLFAFVTVVAVAGVVAGGLTRDTAGAVGLGVGGLVAWTVLEPVPEPTRRGGAVTSVLGAVWLGAIAAGVVLVGPPDPVVGGLVAVGTAGALALPLVGERVAKKA
- a CDS encoding YihY/virulence factor BrkB family protein is translated as MNRNRTVSVGRELVSAVRTQQVSFLAASIAYYMFVSLLPLLLLGLAVATFLGGTAFANQVVSAVGEALTPQAARLLGTALTNATGRGGATLVSLVVMVWGALKVFRGVDTAFSRIYGTHDVGGFLDSVVDATAALGGIALALVGFAVVGSLGAVFGVTVALGGLALVPILVVAFLPLYYLFPDTKTTVRGVFPGTVFAAVGWTVLATVFGLYASVAGSFQLYGVIGGVLLLVTWFYFAGQLLLLGAVLNAVLSGGADRQLQQESLRLSDKAMSEDDDSETPPPAETGGVDDLTDEELEQLREEFEAFRDDVEERTLHRDDVESDLKQYVRRRMRRGHARGWGPYLVLLYGTIMTLGAFYYLKSVWAVLAMLVVWLSTLGLYVVMVVVGLGIRVTGLPGIAVDKVRDWRG
- a CDS encoding tRNA (guanine(26)-N(2))-dimethyltransferase — encoded protein: MRVSEGQVTATVPEQPDAGKGADVFFNPVQELNRDLTVAALRAYRERTPRVGSYLDATAASGIRGVRAAADGWETSLCDIDDEAVALCRSNLDANDLDGTVHHENANVLMHSEAFDVVDLDPFGTPIPFADAAVQGTKHLLCVTATDTAPLCGAHFESGVRSYGAVPRNTEFHPEMGMRVLLSAMVRTAARYDIAARPIMSHATNHYVRTYLEFDHGAKVANDCIDDLGHVYYCQRCLWREAERGLIADAPDDCPHCGEHVQTAGPIWLARTCEPEFVRSVAERVTEEMGTAEKARELCATLAGELDTPTHYDQHRLCKRWGRGAEAMETFNEKLRDAGFSASRTHYGGTTFKTDADVAEIRESTAE
- a CDS encoding sensor histidine kinase: MADVPWVALGSFASGVGSLYLLAQLREHWAKPGAKWFVATIGIITVWSTVYGAALLVSRPVVRLALEATTWGCLVWLGYVFVGFALGYTGRRATLESVTFRGLGLVPAAVTVLALSNGAHSLLWTDAAVATADAGTVVDYTIAPLGYLAIFAAMLFVTFGTMLVFDTVLSYGPLYRREAIAVGLSPIPPGLAVLAWALGIGPAVNLTTLAFLPHIALDTYAFVRSDMFEFHPATRRAGERAAIDDIATPVAIVDVAGRIVNLNPAAEAMLGVGKRATLTDRLDDRIDGDRFVPGEDDDRFGVANGGRRREYKLGQTELTDGGGTRLGYTAVFQDITDEIRRERRLEVLNRFLRHNVRNESVVIQARAELLSETLDGDAADHAATIERAVDRLVASGDKARTLSEAGTDDADLEPVDLAGLVAETVDSLSADYGGTVTVEVPDGLTVRSQPVLLGVVVENLVENALQHVPDASVTVRAAVDGDEVALSIADDGSGIPDHELGVLDRGEETPLSHGSGMGLWLVSWATTTLGADLDFDVSDGTRVTVRLPVVGEEVTASTR
- a CDS encoding acetoacetate decarboxylase family protein, giving the protein MSHTTLSTGQTVTVPLETAATVTGLVLPADSDAVGSLLPDGLAPVRVTPGRGVVTVLAVEYHRIGDGAVRPYDELAVVLAATPREPSPPLVPLATGDYGGYVHSLPVTTEPARALGDDVWGLPKTVARIAHHDAGGRRTTSVIEDGDHVLTVDIARPRSWPASLETTGYAVRDGRLEQFAVGVDGRFGVRPLSEDFELLVGTHDRSATLRDLNLGDRAIAMFAFEGTVTYGFGQPVT
- a CDS encoding SDR family NAD(P)-dependent oxidoreductase, giving the protein MTADADPVVLVTGAGSGIGAATALAFADDGWTVYATDIETPLPDRVSERCRTRALDVTSDEQCQAVVDGILAEAGRLDCLVNNAGYAASGPLEDVPVEAGRDVFDVLVHGPHRLSRAVLPEMRDGGGRIVNVSSVLARRACPGLGAYSGGKAALSSMSDALRMELADTPVHVALVEPAWVETAFADSARSGLPDDRTPDYDGVYESLEDGWTLDGGPLAAAPEAVAAAVLDAATDENPSARYPVGRFAKFVRWTEWLPQRVVDPITRRFGRVTARLDRWL
- the hisH gene encoding imidazole glycerol phosphate synthase subunit HisH; amino-acid sequence: MNARQTAAEVVVVDYGLGNLRSVTRGLERAGAEVTLSADPEEFDSADGIVLPGVGAFAEGMDNAGPFREALEAEAEAGTPLFGICLGMQMLLTTSEEADHEGQGDAEGLDLVPGKNVRFSRDQTVPHMGWNELDVQRDHPLVEGVDGEYAYFVHSYYAVPEDDEAVVATTDYGTDFASIVANEEGNVFGTQFHPEKSGETGLRILQNYVDYCLDRR